One genomic window of Megachile rotundata isolate GNS110a chromosome 12, iyMegRotu1, whole genome shotgun sequence includes the following:
- the TfIIA-S gene encoding general transcription factor IIA subunit 2 isoform X1, which produces MSYQLYRNTTLGNTLQESLDELIQYGQITPQLALKVLLQFDKAINQALATRVKSRLTFKAGKLNTYRFCDNVWTFMLNDVEFREVQEVAMVDKVKIVACDGKTLDADAATKR; this is translated from the exons ATGTCTTATCAATTATATCGAAATACAACGTTAGGTAATACGTTACAAGAGAGTCTTGACGAACTGATTCAG TATGGACAAATCACACCACAATTAGCTCTTAAAgtattattacaatttgataAGGCAATAAATCAAGCACTTGCTACTAGAGTAAAATCAAGACTTACATTTaag GCTGGTAAATTAAATACTTATAGATTTTGTGATAATGTATGGACATTTATGCTTAATGATGTTGAATTTCGTGAAGTTCAGGAAGTTGCAATGGTAGATAAAGTAAAAATTGTTGCTTGCGATGGAAAAA CACTAGATGCAGATGCAGCAACAAAACGATAA
- the TfIIA-S gene encoding general transcription factor IIA subunit 2 isoform X2, producing MHVKVCTIEYGQITPQLALKVLLQFDKAINQALATRVKSRLTFKAGKLNTYRFCDNVWTFMLNDVEFREVQEVAMVDKVKIVACDGKTLDADAATKR from the exons ATGCATGTAAAAGTATGCACTATTGAG TATGGACAAATCACACCACAATTAGCTCTTAAAgtattattacaatttgataAGGCAATAAATCAAGCACTTGCTACTAGAGTAAAATCAAGACTTACATTTaag GCTGGTAAATTAAATACTTATAGATTTTGTGATAATGTATGGACATTTATGCTTAATGATGTTGAATTTCGTGAAGTTCAGGAAGTTGCAATGGTAGATAAAGTAAAAATTGTTGCTTGCGATGGAAAAA CACTAGATGCAGATGCAGCAACAAAACGATAA
- the S2P gene encoding membrane-bound transcription factor site-2 protease, which translates to MEALNVLIAIGLIHCSLFFFDTIFKTCSHYPYLYFLKNTGLEVQVLRIKWFTTAFNRKIIKWGMDRSKFWTAWFNAGVIISIILLPIATIAILKMTFNIWSNGPSLDDSNSEPLLEPMLPGIDVPFNELGYYIITLAVCSIVHELGHALAAAREDVQLFGLGILIAFTIPIAYVHISSEQLTSLPLKNQLRVTCAGIWHNIILATLAATVLMLSTWLWAPFYTVGNGIYVKTILPNSPVLGRAGLLEQDIIYEINDCPIKQTEDWYDCILDTVNQPALGYCVKQSFIQEYDESVPSRQKTNGVINCCTSDSEASGSVCFEYIEGPQSAPLHLPPHSCLPARIMINQSQNFCHASHECLFQDTHCLKPSLDNITKIVQIKRREGKDVLYFGHPADIYRTVDVSDWVPKYSFLNPKLPEALALLCKYVTVFSAGLAVINIVPCFFLDGQYIINILLLYLLNFTPHNKNIRQTIILMVTSIGTLLLIINLLYLLMNKLL; encoded by the exons acATGTTCACATTATCCATATctttactttttaaaaaatactgGATTGGAGGTTCAAGTGTTAAGAATAAAATGGTTCACTACAGCGTTTAACCGTAAGATAATTAAATGGGGAATGGATCGTTCTAAATTTTGGACTGCTTGGTTTAATGCAGGAGTCATTATTAGTATCATTCTATTGCCTATCGCCACAATTGCAATTTTAAAGATGACATTTAATATATGGAGTAATGGGCCATCTCTTGACGATAGTAATTCTGAACCACTATTAGAGCCAATG TTACCTGGAATAGATGTACCTTTCAATGAACTTGGATATTATATCATTACATTAGCAGTTTGCAGTATTGTGCATGAGTTAGGTCATGCATTAGCTGCAGCAAGAGAAGATGTTCAGTTATTTGGCTTAGGAATATTAATTGCATTTACAATACCTATAGCTTATGTACATATAAGCAGTGAACAACTTACTTCGTTACCATTGAAGAATCAGCTACGAGTGACTTGTGCAGGAATTTGGCATAACATAATACTTGCCACATTAGCTGCAACAGTTCTTATGCTTTCTACATGGTTATGGGCTCCATTTTATACAGTTGGGAATGGAATTTATGTAAAAACTATTTTACCT AATTCACCTGTGTTAGGTCGAGCAGGACTTCTTGAACAAGACATAATCTATGAGATAAATGATTGTCCCATAAAACAGACTGAAGAttggtatgattgtatattagaTACAGTAAATCAGCCTGCTCTTGGATATTGTGTTAAGCAGTCATTTATTCAG gaaTATGATGAATCAGTTCCATCTAGACAGAAAACTAATGGAGTTATAAACTGTTGTACTTCAGATAGTGAAGCTAGTGGAAGTGTGTGCTTTGAATATATTGAGGGACCACAATCTGCTCCTCTTCATTTACCTCCACATTCTTGCCTTCCAGCCAGAATAATGATTAATCAATCACAAAATTTTTGTCATGCTAGTCATGAGTGTTTGTTTCAAGATACTCATTGCTTAAAACCTTCTCTGGATAATATTACTaag attgtacaaataaaaagaagagaaggaaaagatgttttatattttggacATCCAGCAGATATTTATAGAACAGTTGATGTATCTGATTGGGtaccaaaatattcatttttaaacccTAAATTACCAGAAGCTTTAGCATTACTTTGCAAATATGTGACAGTCTTCTCTGCAGGATTAGCAGTTATTAATATTGTGCCTTGTTTCTTTTTGGATGGGcaatatatcataaatatacttttactttatttattaaatttcacaccgcataataaaaatattagacaGACTATCATATTAATGGTAACAAGTATAGGTACATTACTTCTTATTATAAACTTACTGTATTTActtatgaataaattattataa